The Candidatus Eisenbacteria bacterium nucleotide sequence GCCGTCGCGCTCCTCGTGCTGGTCGCGATCGGGAGCGGCCTGCTCTACGGGTTGGTGCTCCGCCCCCACCACTCGCCTGCGCTCCAGGCGTACTACGCGCAGAGCTTCCTTCCCGCGACGGACGCCCTGGTCATGGCGAGGAGCATCGCGACCTGGGCGTGGAGCGCATGGGCGTCGGTGCTGGGGCCGATCGGTGCGATCGCCGCCGTCGCGGCCATCACGTGGCGATGCGTGCGCGGCGGCGAGATCGCCGTCACGCTCGCGATCGCGGTCGCGACGCTCGTCGCCCTGCTGCTGGCGCTCTCGGCGCTCCGTCTCGTCCCGCTGACGGAGGGCCGCGTGCTCCTCTTCTGCACGACGCTGCTCGGCGTCGGCGGCATCGCCTCGCTCGTGGCCTGTGCCGTCGCGCCGGCTCGCGTCGAGCGCATCGTGGCCTCGCTCGCGCTCGTGCTCGTCGTCGCCGACGCCGCCTGGGCGCGGGCGTGGACGACGCTCGGCGTGTCGTCGTACGTGGAGGATCTGGGACCGCTCGTGGTCGAGATGGAGCACGAGCGCGGGCCGACCGATCGCGTGCTCGTCTACGGCCCGAGCGCATACGTCGTCGCGTACTATCAGCGCGACGTTCCCGTGCTGGTGCCGTGGGCCGGCACCACGGTCGGCTATACGCCGAATCTGGCCGCGGGCATCACCGCCGTGGGCGGCGACGAGATGGCCGGCGAGCTGCGGCGCGCCCTGGCAGCAGGAGCGCGGGTCTGGTTCGTCGGCTCGCG carries:
- a CDS encoding glycosyltransferase family 39 protein, with amino-acid sequence MRTTWWTVAAIAVGLGGVAYRLQDFGRYGFWTDEAWVALTTRMSGWGQWWLALSVTPIGWAALLWPLARLGGPPEVVLRLVPLAASLATLVLAYRIGTRIAGHPAGGLAALALIATDPLSIGYAKVLKQYSTEAAVALLALDLALRVGPGGRGLGALAAALVGGMLVSNSQPFVGAALLVAVASSAWRRGDHRGTRAAVALLVLVAIGSGLLYGLVLRPHHSPALQAYYAQSFLPATDALVMARSIATWAWSAWASVLGPIGAIAAVAAITWRCVRGGEIAVTLAIAVATLVALLLALSALRLVPLTEGRVLLFCTTLLGVGGIASLVACAVAPARVERIVASLALVLVVADAAWARAWTTLGVSSYVEDLGPLVVEMEHERGPTDRVLVYGPSAYVVAYYQRDVPVLVPWAGTTVGYTPNLAAGITAVGGDEMAGELRRALAAGARVWFVGSRIKATDAPSIVSALGEGRLVKHDQRGNAELVLVARELD